The genome window TCTGCGATTAAATCAGCACATCTTGCTCCAATCATGTGAACGCCTAAAACTTCATCTGTTTTTGCATCTGCTAAGATTTTTACAAATCCGTCAGTGTCTCCTCCTGCTCTAGCTCTTCCTAAAGCTTTGAATGGGAAACTTCCTGCTTTATAAGCTACACCTTCCGCTTTTAATTGCTCTTCTGTTTTTCCTACAGCAGCAACTTCTGGCCAAGTGTACACTACACCAGGAATTAAGTTATAATCGATATGTGGTTTTTGACCTGCTAAAATTTCAGCAACCATTACACCTTCTTCTTCCGCTTTGTGTGCTAACATGGCTCCACGAACTACATCACCAATGGCATAAATATTTGGAATATTAGTTTGTAAATGATCATTTACTTCGATTTGACCTCTTTCCGTAACTTTTACTCCTGCTTTTTCAGCGTTTAATCCATCAGTATACGGACGACGACCTACAGAAACTAAAGAATAATCACCTTCTAAAGTAATAACTTCTCCTTTAGCGTTTTCAGCCTTAACCGTTACTATATCTCCAGCTCTTTCTACCGATTGAACTTTGTGAGAAGTGTAGAACTTCATACCTTGTTTTTTCAATACTTTAGTTAATTCTTTAGATAAAGCAGCATCCATTCCTGGAATAATTCTGTCCATGAATTCTACTACAGAAACTTGCGCTCCTAAACGTAAATAAACTTGTCCTAATTCGATTCCGATAACGCCTCCTCCAATAATTACTAAATGTTTTGGAACTTCTTTTAATTTTAAAGCTTCAGTAGAAGTAATAATTCTTTCTTTATCTAATTTGATAAATGGCAAGCTTGATGGTTTTGAACCTGTAGCAATAATGATATT of Flavobacterium channae contains these proteins:
- the lpdA gene encoding dihydrolipoyl dehydrogenase, whose amino-acid sequence is MSQFDVTIIGSGPGGYVSAIRCAQLGFKTAIIEKYSTLGGTCLNVGCIPSKALLASSHHYEELQHFADHGIEVSGDVKVNLEKMIARKQAVVDQTSGGVKFLMDKNNITVFNGVGSFESATSVKITKEDGSSEVIESKNIIIATGSKPSSLPFIKLDKERIITSTEALKLKEVPKHLVIIGGGVIGIELGQVYLRLGAQVSVVEFMDRIIPGMDAALSKELTKVLKKQGMKFYTSHKVQSVERAGDIVTVKAENAKGEVITLEGDYSLVSVGRRPYTDGLNAEKAGVKVTERGQIEVNDHLQTNIPNIYAIGDVVRGAMLAHKAEEEGVMVAEILAGQKPHIDYNLIPGVVYTWPEVAAVGKTEEQLKAEGVAYKAGSFPFKALGRARAGGDTDGFVKILADAKTDEVLGVHMIGARCADLIAEAVTAMEFRASAEDISRMSHAHPTFAEAIKEAALAATDNRALHV